Sequence from the Halobaculum rubrum genome:
GTTCAGCGTCCGTGTCACCGACGACGACGGCGCGACGACGACGTTCCGGAAGTCCGTCCGGGTGCTGGCACCGGACGATGACACCGGGGGCGCGTCCGCCTCCACCGACCCAAGTAACGAGCGGCCGACCGCCCGGATCGAGGGCCCCGACCGCGTCGCGTCCGGCCACGACGCGACGTTCGTTCTCCGAGGGAGCGACCCGGACGGAACCGTCGTTCGACGACTGTGGCCCGAACGCTCCGAGACCGGGGCGGTCGTCGAGCACGCGTTCTCACGGCCGGGAACGTACACGGTTCGCGGCGTCGTCGTCGACGACGACGGCGCGCGAACGACGGCGACGAAAACCGTCGAGGTGTACGACGAGGGGCCCCCGGTGGTCTCGATCGACGGTCCCGACACCGCGAAAGCGGGGAGTACACAGGAGTATACGCTCGAAGCGTACGATCCGGACGGAGGAGAACTGACGATCAGTTGGGACCCGGGGCAGACGCAGTGGGAGCGCGAATCGAGTCAGTTCGTGAACAACGTCGAGATCGATGGTATGCTCGGGGACACGATGGAGGTCTCGGCGACGGTTACGGACGATGAAGGGAACACGGTGACTGTAGTGAAGGAGACGAACGTGGAGACTCAGACGAGCTTCGGAACCGGAGAATCCATTCCCTATATCTCGGAAATTTCGTCGAGATACGCCACTGACGACACAAAACAGACTTCGGAAACAGATTCTGTTGAACTCGGCACCTACGAATTTCTCGCAACCGTCACACACGAGGAGCGGAAGATCGTCCGCGCCACATGGCGGGTGAACGACACGAACAGCGCGGTCATCGTCGACACACTTGGCCGGTTTTCCGGCACCCGAGACACGGAGATTCACCACATGTTCGTCTCCGAGCAAGGAGGCAAAGTTACGAGAGAGGTGTCGCTCTCGGCGGTCGATGCTGACGGCGACCGGAGTGAACAGAAGTGGGTGAGCCGCGTGCACTCCGTGCAGACTCACGACGACATCGTATTCTATGCGATGAAATCCGGAGATTCCGCACGAAAGACCAGCTTAGAGGTGGAGCCGGGCGATCAGGTCGAGTTCACCGTCGGATCGCACCAGAACTACCGCCTCGCCTTCGGTGACGGGGATGCTGCGCGCGGGTCGGGGA
This genomic interval carries:
- a CDS encoding PKD domain-containing protein, whose amino-acid sequence is MYDPDGSVTSYAWSDGRSTREIDRTVDLPAGETFAFSVRVTDDDGATTTFRKSVRVLAPDDDTGGASASTDPSNERPTARIEGPDRVASGHDATFVLRGSDPDGTVVRRLWPERSETGAVVEHAFSRPGTYTVRGVVVDDDGARTTATKTVEVYDEGPPVVSIDGPDTAKAGSTQEYTLEAYDPDGGELTISWDPGQTQWERESSQFVNNVEIDGMLGDTMEVSATVTDDEGNTVTVVKETNVETQTSFGTGESIPYISEISSRYATDDTKQTSETDSVELGTYEFLATVTHEERKIVRATWRVNDTNSAVIVDTLGRFSGTRDTEIHHMFVSEQGGKVTREVSLSAVDADGDRSEQKWVSRVHSVQTHDDIVFYAMKSGDSARKTSLEVEPGDQVEFTVGSHQNYRLAFGDGDAARGSGTSGLQNVEIAHTYRDPGTYKARLISTQGPKGEALKTVDVTVQPKSYTEYWYERTGSTIERVISEQRPTGKDWFKKSVYDSGTFFTGQTVTVRADAGRPSMLGDDWVSKGTRVERRSRRITRVRQSDPDGEGDDWQLVERNVRTEEQTYYEDKYQWLSSRYRRSEWSFTGETRTERVVVGDGHDHDRERHTRTTRTCTNWDLDLSPYGGFSRECSNWQYDTDVWYTGHDHSGYTYYETDYLYKTEVERTRTVHYHEYASEREFTVTTETFAETDSWTEWLWEREGSTLRQEQSLKRPEPGTYIPGTLRIVEVRCGSEESNHDSVMC